Below is a genomic region from Flavobacterium ginsengisoli.
AAGAAATCACTTTTACTGATTCTGTCTCCAAGAAAAGTTCCCGAATCTGGATAATGCTTTGCAAAGAAATACTCGGGATTAGTATCAAAATATACAGGATTAAAATCGTTAACCATCCTTCCTTTACTGATATCATAATATCCTTGTCCCCAAGTAACATCTACAAGACGCCATTTTTTATCAATTAAAACAACATTCCAAGCGTGGTTTGATGAAGTCGCTTTACGGCCAATATCTCTCAAATTTGTTTTTGAATCGCCTCGAATTATTTCGCATTTCAAGTTTACAAGCTCTGCTAAATGCTGATACAAAGCTGTAAAACCTTCACAAACTGCTTTTTTAGATTTAAAAGCTTTCTGAATTAGATTATCATTCAGTTGTTTTATTTTTCGCTGTTTTTCGGCTTCTGAAGAATAATTGAAACCTTGCACTCTTGGAGGATTCAAATACGCATTGTAATCATATCTTATATTGAAAGCAATCCAGCTGTAAATAGCACGAGCACGATCATAATCCGAATCAAAATCTTTTTCGATTTTGTCAGCTAATTTCTCTGTGCTATCAAAGCTTTTTGGGTATTTTGCAACTATTTTATCAACTTCGCTAATCTTCTGAGAAAAAGCAAAATTGATAAAAATACTATTTAATAAAAGGAAAATAAGGGCAATCTTTTTTTGTGGCATTTAAAAATTTGATTTAATAATATCTTTCAATTCCTGATCCAATTCTGGATTAGAGATTTTATTTTCTTGTAAATCAAAATTCGAGCCAAATGCTGGCAATGAAAAACTTCCTTTAATTTCTGCTCCATAGCGAGGAAAGAGATTCTGTGCAATTCCTAAAACAGATGCGCCTCCTCTACCGCCTGGAGAAGTTGCCAATAATAACATTGGTTTATGCTGAAAAACATCTTTTTCGATTCTTGAACTCCAATCGAAAACATTTTTGAAAGCAACAGAATAATTTCCGTTATTTTCTGCCATTGAAACTACTAAAATATCAGCTTCTTTCAATTTGTTTAAGAATGCTTGTGCAACTTTATGCTGACCAACTTCTTTTTCAAGATCAACACTAAAAACTGGCATTGCAAAATCATTCAAATCTAAAACTTCAACGTCTGCATTTTCAAATAAACTTGATGCATAAGTAGCTAAACGTTTATTGATTGAGTGCTTACTGTTACTTCCTCCAAAGGCTATTATTTTCATATTTGTGGTATTTGTTTTTTCAACCACATAAGTAATATAAGTTCATTTAAAAAACTTTGTCTTTTAATTTAAAGAAGCCAAACTTAAATTTTCTTATATTACTTATATGGTCTAATATTAATTTTCTATTTCAAAAATCTCTTTTTGTATTTCTACAGAATAATCATTTGGCGAAATACTTCCACCGAAAGCTTTGGCATAAACTTTTGTAAATTCTGCTCCAAAATATAAAATAATAGCCGAATAATATACCCAAACCAAAATTATAATTACAGAACCCGCTGCGCCGTAAACACTTGCAACTGTTGAGTTTCCTAAGTAAACTCCTATGGCAAATTTACCTATCATGAACAAAATTGCAGTGCAAGAGGCCCCTATAAAAGCATCTTTCCACTTAATCACTCCATCTGGTAAAGTTCGGAATATAATTGCAAAAAGCAATGTAATACTGGCAAAAACAATCACTAGATTCACAACATAAAAAAGATATATTGTTGTGTCTGGAAAATAAAGTTTTAAACGGGCATTTAAAACGTCGAGTGTAGCATTGAGCATTAAACTGACCAACATTAAAAATCCAACAGAAACGATCATCGAAAATGACATCAATCTGTTTTGTATAAATTTTTTCAAGCCTTTATTTGGTTTTGCACGAAGCCCCCAAATGTAGTTGATCGAACTCTGAATTTCAGCAAAGACTCCTGATGCACCAACTAATAGCATCACAACTCCAAATACGGTTACAAAGACATTACTGTCTGATAATTGAACATTTTTGATTGCCTCCTGAATCTGTACAGCAAGCATTATTCCCGACCAATCGATTTATCTGACCATATAATTGTCCTGTGACTGCCTCTTCCCCAAAAAAGAAGCCACAAATGGTAATTATAATAATCAACAAAGGAGGCAAAGCAAAAATGGTATAATAAGATAACGCTGCGCTTAACTTTATCGCATTGTCATCGTTAAATTCTAAAAATGTTGTTTTTAATAAATACCAAGTTTTCGAAAAGATATTATGATTTTTCATTTGCTGATTTTTTGATATTCACTCAAATTTAAGCAATAATGAAAATTCCTTACTTCTTGGATTTTCGTTGAGTTTTACATTTTTCCCACTACCTACGAAATATTCATAACGGAATATTTTTTTATCTATTATTTATAATGACAAAAAATCCCTTTATCATAAACAGTCCATAAACTCGCTTTTTGATTGGCTGCTTTTAGGGCATTATTGGCCCAAGTATTGCAAGTATAAAAAAGGCTGTAACTTCCTTTGGCTTCATAGAAAGCATCTTTTCTTCCGTAACTATGCCCTTCAATCCATTGTGGATGAACTGAATCACTAAAACTGTTTGAAATATAATTGACTAATTTTTGATAATTTTCTTTTGAAATCAAAATGCGTTTGCAGTCATCTCCTTCTCTTAATTGCTTGAAAAATGTAGCATGTACAGCAGATGAACTAATCCCGAAAGCGACTTTAAAGGCTGTGCTTGCTTTTAAATCTGACCATTCTGGTGTTTCAAGATAAAATCCTTTGTCTCCCCAACCAAAAGCAATATAATTCATTAACGAATCTTTTGATTGAGTTTGACTGAATTGAATTTCGTTTCGCCAGTCTTTGATTTCATTTTTTATAGGAACAACAATATCAGTATGAACTCCATTAGAAAGAATGTAAATGGGAACGGCATCTTGTTCTTCGACTTTTGCAATATCAGAATTGACTGTAATTTTTGAAATAATTAAAACAGAAGAAATGTACAAAGCAAGAAAACTAAAGATTCCGAAAAGTGTCCAGCCTAGGATTTTGAATGTTTTTTTTAGCATTTTGATTGGTTGATTTTAGATTAGTAATTGGTTATTTTTTCTGTAACCAATTTTTGAGCCAAAAATTTTTCAGTTGCTAAAATGGGACGCGGATTTTACAGATTCGCTTTCGCGAAAGCGCGGATTTAAACGGATTTAATTTTCATTTTAAACATAAAAAAACTGCTGAATTTCTCCAGCAGTTTAGTCTATTCTCTTTGTTCTTTGTTCTTTCTTTTTTCCTCTAAAAAAGACTAAACGTTAAAACGGAAATGCATTACATCACCATCTTTCACGATATATTCTTTTCCTTCAACTCTGAATTTTCCAGCTTCTTTTGCTTTTGCCTCAGAACCATAATGAACGTAATCGTCATATGAAATTACTTCTGCACGAATAAATCCTTTTTCAAAATCTGTATGAATAACTCCTGCTGCTTGTGGCGCAGTTGCTCCAATGTTGATTGTCCAAGCGCGAACTTCTTTCACACCAGCTGTAAAATAAGTTTGCTGTTTTAACAATTTGTAAGTCGCACGAATTAAAACTGATGCTCCTGGCTCTTCTAATCCCATATCTTCTAAGAAAACCTGACGCTCTTCGTAGCTTTCTAATTCTGTGATATCTGCCTCTGCACCTACAGAAAGTACAATAACTTCAGCTTCTTCGTCTTTTACTAATTCACGAACTTGATCAACATATTTGTTTCCGTTTACTGCTGAACTTTCGTCAACGTTACAAACATATAAAACTGGTTTTGCTGTAATTAATTGAAAAGCTTCCATCAAAACTTCTTCATCATTGTTTTGAGGAATAATTGTTCTTGCAGATTTTGCCTGTAAAAGAGCTTCTCTAATTCTGTTTAATAAAGCTTCTTCTGCCTGAGCTTCTTTATTTCCGGTTTTTGCAAGACGTTTTACTTTTTCTAAACGTTTTTCAACAGTTTCTAAGTCTTTTAACTGCAATTCGATGTCGATAGTTTCTTTGTCACGAATTGGATTTACGTTTCCGTCAACGTGCACAATATTATCATTATCAAAACAACGTAAAACGTGAATAATAGCATTACACTCTCTAATGTTTCCTAAAAACTGGTTTCCAAGACCTTCACCTTTACTTGCTCCTTTTACCAAACCTGCAATATCTACGATATCTACAGTTGCCATTTGAACGCGCTCTGGTTTAACCAATTCTTCCAATTTATTGATTCTTGGATCTGGAACGTTTACAACACCAATATTAGGTTCGATTGTACAAAACGGAAAGTTAGCACTTTGCGCTTTTGCATTAGATAAACAATTAAATAATGTTGATTTTCCAACATTTGGCAATCCTACAATTCCTGCTTTCATCTGTTTGTTTCTATATTATTTTAATCGGTCTTTAATTTCTTAGACCTGTTATGCTTTTTAAAAATTGACAAAATGCTCTTTTTGGGCATTAAAATTTTGCAAATATAAGATTTAATAACTCTTTCGCGAATTAAATATTTGTATTAATAAAATTTAAGAAACAGTTCTTTTTACTTCTCAGATTTATTATTCTACTTTTCTTTTAAAATTTTTCTTTTTTCAATAAAAAAAATCCTGAACAATAAAGCCCAGGATTTCTTCTTTCCATTTATTAATTACAATTTAAACTCTAACGATGCAATAATTGCCTTTTCTTGATCTGTTGCCGTAAATCCCGAAATATCCCAATAATTAGTCAAGATTTTATTTTTCTTATTAAAGAGCGATTTTTCCTTGAAAACATCACTTTCATTATAGGTGAAATTTTGTTTATTAAAACCTGTTGTGATAAAACTATTTCTTACTTGCACATTTTTAGTTTTATCTTTTAGAACAACATTATAGCCAATTTCTTCATTAGAACTCAATAAATAATAATCATTTCCGTCCCATCTGTAGTTTACTTTAACAAACGATTTTGTAATATTTTTATCACCCTCTTTTGTCTTTTCAACCACTTTATCGAGACTTGTAGGCGTAACCGAAATGGTAAATTCTACTATAATTTTTTTCTCAGGATCGTAAATAATTTCAAAATTATCAATTGCTTCTTTGGCTTTATCCAAAGGAACAACTGACATTATGTAGTAATCTTTGTTTTTTGAATGTCCTTTGGTTGTAAAATCATATTCCTTTTTGGCTTTTGGATCTAATAATGGTTCTAAGTATTTGAAATTTGAGTAATTCTCCATTATATTATTCAAATTATACCCTTTCAAATCAGCACTTACATCTTCTTCTAATAATCCATAAGAACGATTTTGTTCAACCAATAAAGTAGTTGCATTATTATTTTTATCAAATTGAAAATTTACCAATCCATCATTATAATACGTATACTGATTGTCGAGCATAAAAAACTCTCTCACATATACTTTCTGTCTATGGGATATACTAATTTTCTTTGTAGAATTGTTAACCAATTTCTGCAGTATTTTTTCTGGAGATTCTTTAGATAAAACTACTTCATCTAATTTATTGTTTTTACTCTTTAAATAAACAACAAATTTTTGATCTCCATTTAAAGAAGTCCAGCGTACGGTCAAATCTTCGTAATTAGTTTCAGAAACCTGAACATTAGATCCACCAGTCAGCATAAAAGTAACTTTTCCTTCTTCATTGCTCAATAAAATCTGCTGGGTTTTCATTATTTTAACTGTAGCATTTTGTATTGGCTCCATAGTCTCTATATCCTTAACAATAATAGAATACTCTTCGTTTTGCGCCAAAACACTTACATAGTTAAATAAAACAACAAATAAAAGTAGCATTTTCTTCATAGGCATTGTTATTTTTTCAACTAAAGTATTAATTTTTTAACAATAAATCAACACTCAAAAATTTAAAACATTAATTATCAAAAAACTAACTTTTAAAAATACCTGAAATCAGGATAAAAAAAATCCTGAGTTTTCCAACTCAGGATTCTATAATTTATCAAACAATTATTCTTACTCGTTATGTAAGAAAGCTTGCCTTTCTAGTAGAGTTTCTTCGTCCTCAACGTGATTGTCATCAGGTACACAACAGTCAACAGGACAAACAGCAAGCACACTGCGGTTCATCATGAAAACCTTTACATTCTGTACATTTTCCAGGTACAATATAATAGATTTCATCAGAAATTGGAGTTTGCGCATCATCAGCGTCTACTTCAGTTCCGTCAGGTAAAACAATTTTTCCAGAAAGACTAGTTCCGTCTTTATATCTCCAATCATCTGCTCCTTCATATATTGCTGTATTTGGGCACTCTGGTTCGCAAGCCCCGCAATTGATGCATTCGTCAGTTATAATAATTGCCATCTTTTTATTTTTCTTAAAGTTAAAAGTCGTATAGTCTCATCGTCCGAAAAAAGTACACAAAAGACATTCTTTGCTTTTGACTTGATGACTTTTGACTTTCGACTTAATTATGCTTATTTTTGTGCAAAATTACAATCAAAACAATTCATAAACAAACATTATGACATTAGAAACAAAAAAAAGTGTTTTTGTTGAATTAGGAAAATTTTTAAGTCAGTTTTCTGAAGGCGCTTCTGCGCAAAAATCTGACGTCTTATATAATGATCTCTTTTTTGATGATTTCAATAACCTGATTCATTTATCGCAATCTCATAATGGATGGTATACTCCTGAACAGGTTTATTTCTCTATACAATCTTGGGCTGAAGCTTTGACAAAAGAAAATATTGACAAATGGCTTTCTGTTTATAAAATTGAAGAAAATAATGAGAATCCAAAAACTATTGCTTTGATTTTAGCAGGAAATATTCCCTTAGTAGGTTTTCATGATTTCTTATCGGTTTTAATTACAGGCAACAAAGCTTTAATCAAAACTTCTTCAAACGACCAGCATTTATTACCATTTTTAGCTAAATATTTAATTGCTGTTGATGAAGATTTCAAAAACAAAATCACTTTCGTAGAAGGAAAACTAGAAAACTTCGACGCTGTAATCGCTACAGGAAGCAACAATACTTCTCGTTATTTTGAATATTATTTTAAAGACAAACCTTCAATCATTCGTAAAAACAGAAATTCGGCGACGATTTTAACCGGAAAAGAAACCAACGAAGATTTAGAAGCATTGGGCGAAGATATTTTTAGATATTTTGGTTTAGGATGTCGAAATGTTTCCAAGCTTTTTATTCCAAAAGGCTATACTTTTGATGCTTTTTTCCAAGCCATGTTCAAATATCAAGACGTTATTCATTATGAAAAATACGCTAATAATTATGATTATAACAAAGCTGTATTTTTAATGAGTAATTTCAAATTACTAGACAACGGATTCTTGACTTTAAAAGAAGATTCAAGCTACGCTTCGCCTATTTCTAGTGTTTTTTATGAATACTACGAAAACCTTGAAGATCTAGAAAAACGCCTTCAGGAAGACACAGATCAAATTCAATGTATTGTTAGCAGTAATTTAACTACAAATAGTATTGCATTTGGCGAAACGCAAAAACCGCAATTGTGGGATTACGCAGATAATGTCGATACTATAACGTTTTTGTTAACAACAAAGTAATAAATTGTTTAATTATTTCGAATATTTTAACGCTTTTTCGGCTCTTATTACCGAAATTTGCGTCTTTAAAATTTTCGACTATTAACAACAACCATGAAAAAACACAACTACAGCGCAGGACCAAGTATTTTACCTCAGGAAGTTTTTGAGAAGGCATCAAAAGCAATTTTAAATTTTAATGATTCAGGGTTATCTATTCTTGAAATCTCGCACCGAAGCAAAGATTTCGTTGCAGTTATGGAGGAGGCTCGTTCCCTTGCTTTAGAATTATTAGGACTTCAAGGAAAAGGTTATCAGGCTTTATTTTTACAAGGTGGTGCCAGCACAGCATTCTTAATGGCTCCATACAACTTAATGAAAGAAAACGGAAAAGCAGACTTATTTAGATTCGGGAACGTGGGCAACTGCAGCAATCAAAGAAGCAAAACTTTTCGGTGATACTGTTGTCGTAGCTTCTTCAAAAGAAGACAATTATACTTATGTTCCAAAAGGTTACGAAATTCCAGCTGATGCTGATTATTTCCACTGCACAAGCAACAATACTATCTTTGGAACTCAAATGAAAGATTTTCCAGCAACAAACGTACCTGTTGTTTGCGATATGAGTTCTGATATTTTTTCACGTGAATTAGATTTTTCTAAATTCGACTTAATCTATGCTGGAGCTCAAAAAAATATGGGACCTGCTGGAACTACATTGGTAGTAGTTAAAGAAGAAATCTTAGGCAAAAACGGAAGAACAATTCCTAGTATGCTAGATTACGCTAAACACATTAAAGGAGAAAGTATGTACAATACTCCACCTGTATTTGCTGTTTACGTTTCTCTTTTAACTTTACAATGGATTAAAGAAAAAGGCGGAATCGCTGCTGTTGAAAAATTAAACAACGCTAAAGCAGAATTACTTTACGCTGAAATCGACAGAAACCCGTTATTCAAAGGTGCTGCTGCAGTAGAAGATCGTTCAAATATGAACGTAACTTTCTTATTGAACAATCCTGAACACACGGAAACTTTTGATGCTTTATGGAAAGTCGCAAATATTTCTGGATTGCCAGGACACCGTTCTGTAGGTGGTTACAGAGCTTCTATCTACAACGCTATGCCAATTGAAAGCGTTCAGGTTTTAGTTGATGTAATGAAAGCTTTGGAAGCTAAAGTTTAATTTTTTTCGGTTAATCGTTAATTTGTTTAACTGTTTAATCGTAAAAACATTTCCTTTAGAAAAATATCAAAAAAGAAAAAATTAAAAATTGGTTTATCGATTAAACAAATTAACGGTTCACCAAATAAACAATAAACACACAATGAAAGTATTAGCAAATGACGGAATTTCTAAAAGCGGAATTCTAGCCTTAGAAAAAGGTGGATTTGAAGTTATAACTACAAAAGTAGCTCAAGAACAAGTAGCTAACTATATCAATGAAAATAATGTTGACGTAATTTTAGTTCGTAGTGCAACTAAAGTTCGTAAAGATATAATCGACGCTTGTCCTGGTATCAAAATCATCGGTCGTGGTGGTGTTGGTATGGATAATATCGATGTGGATTATGCTAAAAGCAAAGGAATTCATGTAATTAATACTCCAGCTTCATCTTCAGAATCTGTTGCTGAATTAGTTTTCGGTCACTTATTCAATGGTGTACGTTTTTTGCATGATTCTAACAGAAATATGCCTCTAGAAGGAGATTCAAACTTTGACGGTTTGAAAAAAGCATATGCTAACGGAACTGAATTAAGAGGAAAAACTTTAGGTATTGTTGGTATTGGTCGTATCGGACAAGCTACTGCAAAAATGGCTCTTGGTTTAGGAATGAAAGTTATTGCGACTGATAGTTTTATTCCTCAAGTTGATGTAAAAGTTGAATTTTTCGACGGACAATCAATTACAACTACAATCGTTTCTCAATCTTTAGAGTCTTTATTTAAAGAAGCTGATTTCATTACATTGCACGTTCCTGCTCAAAATGGTTATATCATTGGAGAAAAAGAACTTGAAATCATGAAAGATGGTGTTGGAATCGTGAATTGTGCTCGTGGTGGTGTTATTGATGAAGTAGCTTTGGTAAAAGCTTTAGATTCAGGAAAAGTTGCTTTTGCTGGTTTAGATGTTTTCGAAAACGAACCAAAACCAGAAATGGCAATCTTAATGCACTCTAAAATTTCATTAACTCCACACATTGGAGCTGCGACTGGAGAAGCACAAGACAGAATTGGTACTGAATTAGCATCACAAATTATTACTTTGTTAAGCTAATCACTTATAATTAAATTACTTGCAAAGGGATTTATTAACATTGTTTAATAAATCCCTTTCTTTTTTTGTTTAAATTTGAGTTCTAATCTAAATCCTAAAAATCATGTTTGAACAATTAACTCAATTAGTGCAACAATATGGAGGTGATGCAGTTGTAAACAATAACGCTATCCCAAATGAACATAACGAAGCTGTTATTAGCGAAACCAGCAATTCTATTTTTGAAGGATTAAAAAAGATTGTTTCTGAAGGCGGAACTGATCAAATTGCTGGATTATTCAATGGAAGTTCAGCCATTGACAGCTCAAATCCGGTAGTGCAACAAATTCAGCAACAACTAAGTGGAAATCTTGGCGAAAAATTCGGTTTAAGCAGTGCCGATTCAAATGGAGTTGCTTCCAATTTAATTCCACAGATTTTAGGTTCTCTAGTGAATAAAGCAAAAGATCCGAACGATAGCAGTTTTCAAATTTCAGATATTATAAATTCAATTTCAGGAAACAGCGGACAAGCTTCGGGAATAATGGACACCATTTCTAAATACGGAATGCAATTTGGCCTTGACCAAAACAACGACGGAAAAGTTGACGTTGCAGATGTTCTTGTAGTGACCAAAAGCAAAGGAGGAATCGCAGGTTTTATTGGAAAGTTGTTTGGAAGCAAATAACTCTTTAAGGCCCAAAGTTACATAGGTTCAAAGCGACAAAGGCTTTTAAAAAACTCAAAAAAAGGATTACAAAATTGTAATCCTTTTTTTGAGTTTTTTAGCAAGAAGTTAAACCTTTGTTACTTTGAACCTTTGCCTCTCTGAACCTAACAAAAATATTCGTAAATTTAAGACATGAAAAAGTGCATTTCCATATTAATTGTTTTATTTACCATTATTGCGTGTTCATCGGCTTCTAAGAATATCGCCAGTACAGATACTGCTACACCAAACAAAAAAGTAAATGATACCGTTAGAATTGCAAATGATTCATTAGAATACGAAGTTATCATCATTGATAATGGATTCTCTACTTGGCTCGCTTCTAGAGCCTATCCACGAAACTATTATTCATTGCAATATCTTGAAAACAAAAACAATCTGTACGTAACCGAATGGAACAATCGTGTTTTACAACCACAGCGTTACAATCCAAATTTATACGAAATGTCTATTGATTATCGCCCAGATATTCATTATGGCTACGAAGTAAATTACTTAATTTACAATTACATGATTTATTTTCAAAATACTTACAAACAAAAGCTTTGGGGTTATGTTCCCTCAAGATAATATACTATATTTGTAATCATTACAAATAGCAATGAACAGATTAAAAAAACGCTGGGGAATCACCTCCAATTTACAAGCCATAATTATATTTATCGTTTTTGCCATCACAGGATCGGCATCTGCGTGGCTGTCTAAACCATTCTGCGTTTGGCTGGGAATTACTAAAGAAGATTTTGGAGGCTGGTTTACACTCATTCGCCTTATAATTATCTTTCCAATTTACCAAGTTTTATTAGTTGCGATCGGAACTATTTTTGGGCAATTTAAATTCTTTTGGAACTTCGAAAAGAAAATGCTTAAAAACATGGGACTTGGTTTTTTATTTAAGGATTAGTTCCTTTCTATAGCTCTTAACTTTTTTATTTTTTCTGGAAGAAATAAGTATAAATCCAAGTAAGAGTAAAAGACGGAATAACATCAGTAAAAGGCAATATTTCCTCCAGAAAAGTCAAGACTCCTGCCACTTTCCCTACTCTTCCTTTATACATTCTTGACATAATTAGAGCAGCAATCGGCGCCCAAATTACATCTGAAAACTCCCCTAGAAACGGAATCGAAAAAGAAATCATACCAATTCCGTCCAAAACCAATCCAATGAGTAGTTTCGACATTCTGTCATCTTCTGCAACTTCTAAATCTTGCATAACACATTCATTTTTAAGTTAATCGAAATTAAAAATTATTCTCGAAATACTATTATTTCTTTTCTAAATTTAATTTTCAATATTCCCATATCAATTTACGTACCGATTTTAAATTTTAGATTTTATAAAATCAACTCGCTCTTTTTGGAATTTGGGATTTTACATATTGTAATTTGATTTTGAGCATAATCTTCGTTTCTTTGTAAAAACAGTTTCATCAAATGATACACGCAAAAAACATTCATAAATTCTACGACAAACTTGAAGTATTAAAAGGTGTCGATTTACATATTAAAAAAGGCGAAATTGTTTCTATCGTTGGTGCTTCGGGTGCTGGAAAAACAACTTTGTTACAAATTCTAGGAACTTTAGATAAACCCGATCATAATCCAGATTCATCTCTAACTATTAACGGAAAAAATGTTTTGGAACTGCAAAACATCAAAAATGACAACTCAAACCAAGAAAAAGCATTCAAAATCATTACTTGGTTAGGAGCTTTTTACTTTGTTTTATTAGCAGTTTTTGTATTATTTTTTAGAAGTAAAATAGAAAATGATATTTTCGGTTATGGCACATGGGCAGTGATACTTGCACCTACTCTATTATTGTTTTTTTATTACAGCCGATATTTCAAAAAGAAAAGCAAACAAGACAAAGTTTTATCCGATTTTAGAAATTTAAATTTAGGATTCATTTTTCAATTCCATCAGCTTTTGCCTGAGTTTACAGCCTTAGAAAATGTCTGCATTCCAGCTCATATTGCAGGCAAAAAAACAGCCGAAACAGAAGAAGAAGCAAAAAAATTATTGAATTATCTTGGGCTTTCGCACAGAATTAATCATAAACCAAGCGAACTCTCTGGCGGAGAACAACAGCGTGTTGCCGTTGCGAGAGCTTTAATCAATAAACCAGATGTCATTTTTGCCGATGAACCTTCTGGAAATCTAGATACTCATTCTGCAGAAAACCTGCATCAGCTATTTTTCAAGCTTCGTGATGAGTTCGGACAAACTTTTGTTATTGTAACACATAACGAAGAATTAGCCAACATGGCTGATAGAAAATTAGTTATGGTTGACGGCCAAATCAGTAATTAGAATAATCAGGAGCTATTTCCTGCTGTCCTTCCAATCTTTTATGCCGAACCCCGGCATAAAAGGATTTTCCCTCCCATCAGGGCTAGGGCACTCGAACACATAAGAAGATTTCATTTCAATATGAACCAAAAAGAACTCAAAGAATTTCTAGACGAAAAAGTCATTCAATATAACAATCAGGATTTCATCGAAAGTGACCCTGTTCAAATTCCGCATCTCTTTACTCAAAAAGAAGATATTGAAATTGCAGGCTTCTTAAGCGCTTCTATTGCTTGGGGAAATCGTAAAATGATTATCAAGAATTCGCATAAAATGATGGAATTAATGGGCAATACGCCATATGATTTTGTTATGTCACATTCAGATGAGGACTTGGCAAGATTGGAAACATTCGTCCATAGAACTTTTAACGGACATGATTTTGCGGGTTTCATAAAAGGTTTAAATAACATTTACAAAAATCACAACGGATTAGAATCTGTTTTTGCTAAAAATCAGGAAAAAGATAGTTTGCAGAAAAGTATCAGCGAATTCAAAAAAATATTTTTCGAAACAGATCAT
It encodes:
- a CDS encoding TIGR02757 family protein; the protein is MNQKELKEFLDEKVIQYNNQDFIESDPVQIPHLFTQKEDIEIAGFLSASIAWGNRKMIIKNSHKMMELMGNTPYDFVMSHSDEDLARLETFVHRTFNGHDFAGFIKGLNNIYKNHNGLESVFAKNQEKDSLQKSISEFKKIFFETDHLARTQKHISDPLNNSATKRINMYLRWMVRQDAKGVDLGIWKSISPSVLSCPLDVHSGNVARKLGILSRKQNDAKALLELDTKLREMDAKDPVKYDFALFGLGVFEGF